Proteins encoded in a region of the Pseudomonas denitrificans (nom. rej.) genome:
- the rfaH gene encoding transcription/translation regulatory transformer protein RfaH: MNSAVSLGLQAAQYRWYLIQTKPHQELRAEENLGRQGFSCYRPLVKQGSRPQPLFPGYLFIRLDQQHDNWFPIRSTRGVARIVSFGAQPLAVADDLVEGIRERLAAMPERPSSGFHEGQVVRLKCSGDCEVEAIFLCDDGTERALILLNLLQREQRIRVPLSQLSALSGNDGWRA, translated from the coding sequence ATGAATTCCGCAGTCAGCCTTGGCCTGCAAGCCGCGCAGTATCGCTGGTACCTGATCCAGACCAAACCACACCAGGAATTGCGCGCCGAGGAGAACCTCGGCCGCCAGGGCTTCTCCTGCTATCGCCCGCTGGTGAAGCAGGGCAGCCGACCGCAGCCGCTGTTCCCCGGCTACCTGTTCATCCGCCTCGATCAGCAGCACGACAACTGGTTCCCGATCCGCTCCACCCGTGGCGTGGCGCGCATCGTCAGCTTCGGCGCACAGCCGCTGGCGGTGGCAGACGACCTGGTGGAAGGCATCCGCGAGCGCCTGGCGGCGATGCCCGAGCGGCCCTCCAGTGGCTTCCACGAAGGCCAGGTAGTGCGCCTGAAGTGCTCCGGCGACTGCGAAGTGGAGGCCATCTTCCTCTGTGACGACGGCACCGAACGCGCGCTGATCCTGCTCAACCTGCTGCAACGCGAACAACGCATCCGGGTCCCGCTCAGCCAGCTCTCGGCGCTGAGCGGCAACGACGGCTGGCGCGCCTGA
- a CDS encoding WbqC family protein, translating to MVHIVSLMQPYLFPYLGYFQLIAASGLFILGDSLQYTRRGWINRNRLLVGGKIWQFSFPLEQGSQTQAINERRLSEQMQLSNRRLLHTIRHAYHRAPCYEQVMPLLEEILEHPERNLSHFAEHSIRRICHYIGIDTPMVRASELELAEDIGRDQRLIEAVKQSGGDIYLNPEGGRHLYSPDVFQAHGLELQFLRMDELSYPQFSPDFVPSLSIIDVLMFNPPDEMQRLLGRYTLERPAPSSDLLGEYES from the coding sequence ATGGTCCATATCGTCAGCCTCATGCAGCCGTACTTGTTCCCCTACCTGGGGTACTTCCAGCTGATCGCCGCGAGCGGCCTGTTCATTCTCGGCGACAGCCTGCAGTACACCCGGCGTGGGTGGATCAACCGCAATCGCCTGCTGGTCGGCGGGAAGATCTGGCAGTTCAGCTTTCCCCTGGAGCAGGGCTCGCAGACCCAGGCGATCAACGAGCGCAGGCTGAGCGAGCAGATGCAGCTGAGCAACCGGCGGCTGCTGCACACCATTCGCCATGCCTATCACCGCGCGCCGTGCTACGAGCAGGTGATGCCGCTGCTGGAGGAAATCCTCGAGCACCCCGAACGCAACCTGTCGCACTTCGCCGAGCACTCGATCCGCCGCATCTGCCACTACATCGGCATCGACACGCCGATGGTGCGGGCCTCGGAGCTGGAGCTGGCCGAGGACATCGGCCGTGACCAGCGCCTGATCGAGGCGGTGAAGCAGAGCGGCGGCGACATCTACCTCAACCCGGAGGGCGGCCGCCACCTGTACTCGCCCGACGTGTTCCAGGCCCATGGCCTGGAGCTGCAGTTCCTGCGCATGGACGAGCTGAGCTACCCCCAGTTCAGCCCGGATTTCGTCCCCAGCCTGTCGATCATCGACGTGCTGATGTTCAACCCGCCGGACGAGATGCAGCGGTTGCTAGGCCGCTACACCCTGGAGCGACCCGCTCCCTCGTCGGACCTTCTTGGGGAGTACGAGTCATGA
- a CDS encoding polysaccharide biosynthesis tyrosine autokinase: MSVMPRSSLETLQDTRIDVAGLLRLLFDHKKMILAVTGLFAVLGLFYAVIATPIYVSGAMIQIEQKKNGLNGTPEVINRPDSVSIAATEIELLKSRAVLGKAVELLKLDIIAKPKHLPLIGDYLARRYQPEAGEALSAPWLGMGSYGWGGEQIKVFSLDVPEEYLGEPLTLVADGGDAYHLLNADDQLILRGELKKPVLEKGFSIEVDELVARPGTEFIVAKNRLLTTTLNYQKLLKVVEAGKDSGIIYMTLEDPSPLQADRILDKISHLYVLQNVERSSAEASQRLQFLRSQLPVVRLDLERAENAYNAYQTTAKSADISVETRGVLDQVVGIDNQLSELRLKRAEYDRLYTPTHPLYQALNKQMGSLEDRKAQLQKRIQTLPATQQELLRLSRDMQVTRQTYTSLLNKAQEQDIIRAGTIGNVRVIDTAQANVEQPAKPMRKVIVLLATLLGFCVALGILFLRQAFYRGVENPEAIEQLGLSVLAAVPYSRQQERLEKERKSDILGHTPKLLAASAPGDLANEAIRSLRTNLHFALLEARNNVVMLTSPAPGAGKSFVSSNLAAIVAQSGLRTLLIDADMRKGYLHRVFGLTPRHGLSDALSSHRPLSEVILPTEVPELDFISCGFAAPNPSELLMHDNFAQLLRDASSMYDLVIVDTPPVLAVTDAALVGRLCGICLLVTRFGQSPASEIDTARRRLGQSGIHLQGAILNGVKRKASTAAYDYGAYAYRYDAKD, encoded by the coding sequence ATGAGTGTCATGCCCCGCTCGTCCCTGGAAACGCTCCAGGACACCCGCATCGATGTCGCCGGCCTGCTGCGCCTGCTGTTCGATCACAAGAAGATGATCCTCGCCGTCACCGGCCTGTTCGCCGTACTCGGGCTCTTCTATGCGGTGATTGCCACGCCGATCTATGTCTCCGGCGCGATGATCCAGATCGAGCAGAAGAAGAACGGCCTGAACGGCACGCCGGAGGTGATCAACCGCCCCGACTCCGTGTCCATCGCCGCCACCGAGATCGAGTTGCTGAAGTCCCGCGCGGTGCTCGGCAAGGCGGTCGAGCTGCTCAAGCTGGACATCATCGCCAAGCCCAAGCACCTGCCACTGATCGGTGACTACCTGGCGCGGCGCTACCAGCCCGAAGCCGGTGAGGCCCTGTCGGCGCCCTGGCTGGGCATGGGCTCCTATGGCTGGGGTGGCGAGCAGATCAAGGTGTTCTCCCTCGATGTGCCGGAGGAGTACCTGGGCGAGCCGCTGACCCTGGTGGCCGATGGCGGCGACGCCTACCACCTGCTCAATGCCGACGACCAGCTGATCCTGCGCGGCGAGCTGAAGAAGCCGGTGCTGGAGAAGGGCTTCAGCATCGAGGTGGACGAACTGGTGGCGCGCCCCGGCACCGAATTCATCGTGGCGAAGAACCGCCTGCTGACCACCACCCTGAACTACCAGAAGCTGCTCAAGGTGGTCGAGGCCGGCAAGGACTCGGGGATCATCTACATGACCCTGGAAGATCCGAGCCCGCTGCAGGCTGACCGCATCCTCGACAAGATCAGCCACCTCTACGTGCTGCAGAACGTCGAACGCAGCTCCGCCGAAGCTTCCCAACGCCTGCAGTTCCTGCGCTCGCAGCTGCCGGTGGTGCGCCTGGACCTGGAGCGCGCCGAAAACGCCTACAACGCCTACCAGACCACCGCCAAGTCCGCCGACATCAGCGTCGAGACCCGCGGAGTGCTGGACCAGGTGGTGGGCATCGACAACCAGCTCTCCGAACTCCGCCTCAAGCGCGCCGAATACGACCGCCTCTATACCCCGACGCACCCGCTGTACCAGGCGCTGAACAAGCAGATGGGCAGCCTGGAAGACCGCAAGGCGCAACTGCAGAAGCGCATCCAGACCCTGCCGGCCACCCAGCAGGAACTGCTGCGCCTGTCCCGTGACATGCAGGTCACCCGGCAGACCTACACCAGCCTGCTGAACAAGGCCCAGGAGCAGGACATCATCCGCGCCGGCACCATCGGCAACGTGCGCGTGATCGACACCGCCCAGGCCAACGTCGAGCAACCGGCCAAGCCCATGCGCAAGGTCATCGTGCTGCTCGCGACCTTGCTCGGCTTCTGCGTCGCCCTGGGCATCCTGTTCCTGCGCCAGGCCTTCTACCGTGGCGTGGAGAATCCCGAGGCGATCGAACAGCTGGGCCTCTCCGTGCTCGCCGCGGTTCCGTACTCGCGGCAGCAGGAACGCCTGGAGAAAGAGCGCAAGAGCGACATCCTCGGCCACACGCCCAAGCTGCTTGCCGCATCCGCCCCCGGCGACCTGGCCAACGAGGCGATCCGCAGCCTGCGCACCAACCTGCACTTCGCCCTGCTCGAAGCGCGCAACAACGTGGTGATGCTCACCAGCCCGGCGCCGGGCGCCGGCAAGTCGTTCGTCTCCAGCAACCTGGCGGCCATCGTTGCGCAATCGGGCCTGCGCACCCTGCTGATCGATGCCGACATGCGCAAGGGCTACCTGCACCGGGTGTTCGGCCTGACCCCGCGCCACGGCCTGTCCGACGCGCTGAGTTCGCACCGTCCGCTGAGCGAAGTGATCCTCCCCACCGAGGTGCCGGAGCTGGACTTCATCTCCTGTGGCTTTGCCGCACCCAACCCGTCCGAACTGCTGATGCACGACAACTTCGCCCAGCTGCTGCGCGATGCCTCGTCGATGTACGACCTGGTGATAGTCGACACCCCGCCGGTGCTGGCGGTGACCGACGCCGCCCTGGTCGGCCGGCTGTGCGGCATCTGCCTGCTGGTGACGCGTTTCGGCCAGAGCCCGGCGAGCGAGATCGACACGGCGCGGCGGCGCCTGGGGCAGAGCGGCATCCACCTGCAGGGCGCCATCCTCAACGGTGTGAAACGCAAGGCCTCGACGGCGGCATACGACTACGGCGCCTACGCCTACCGCTACGACGCCAAGGACTGA
- a CDS encoding glycosyltransferase family 2 protein, whose protein sequence is MDIRSELQILSNWPEDPKPLLSIVCLAYNQVNYIGRTLDSFLEQVTDFRFEVLVNDDASNDGTSELIADYAARYPHIIKPIFHKENQYSKGVSHGLPVFRKCRGRYIAYCEGDDFWTDPRKLQIQVDFLEKNPDYVITYHDAYTYNEDGVIKPRQLTGKYRRDASRLDLQKARPISTLTTCFRNVLTEMPEELRTTRMVDLCWWSLLGAFGKGRFIEEIRPAAYRVHQGGIFSMQADRVQQQMTLHTYYCLSRYYQRLGNQELNEYFLMQVCRMSMAAVSPMRKVQAFLLLIGNHGANLLKRLNPISAR, encoded by the coding sequence CAACTGGCCGGAAGACCCCAAGCCTCTTCTGAGCATCGTCTGCCTGGCCTACAACCAGGTGAACTACATCGGCCGCACGCTGGACAGCTTCCTCGAGCAGGTCACCGACTTCCGTTTTGAAGTGCTGGTCAATGACGACGCTTCCAACGACGGCACCAGCGAGCTGATCGCCGACTATGCCGCGCGCTACCCGCACATCATCAAGCCGATCTTCCACAAGGAAAACCAGTACTCCAAGGGCGTCTCCCATGGCCTGCCGGTGTTCCGCAAATGCCGGGGCCGCTACATCGCCTACTGCGAGGGCGACGACTTCTGGACCGACCCGCGCAAGCTGCAGATCCAGGTCGACTTCCTGGAGAAGAACCCGGACTACGTGATCACCTACCACGACGCCTACACCTACAACGAGGACGGTGTGATCAAGCCCCGGCAGCTCACCGGCAAGTACCGCCGCGACGCCAGCCGCCTGGACCTGCAGAAGGCCCGGCCGATCTCCACCCTCACCACCTGCTTCCGCAATGTCCTCACCGAGATGCCCGAGGAGCTGCGCACCACGCGCATGGTCGACCTGTGCTGGTGGTCGCTGCTGGGCGCCTTCGGCAAGGGCCGTTTCATCGAGGAAATCCGCCCGGCGGCCTACCGGGTGCACCAGGGCGGGATCTTCTCCATGCAGGCCGATCGCGTGCAGCAGCAGATGACCCTGCACACCTACTACTGCCTGTCGCGCTACTACCAGCGCCTGGGCAATCAGGAGCTCAACGAGTACTTCCTGATGCAGGTCTGCCGGATGTCCATGGCCGCCGTCTCGCCCATGCGCAAGGTGCAGGCCTTCCTGCTGCTGATCGGCAACCACGGCGCCAACCTGCTCAAGCGGCTGAACCCGATTTCGGCGCGCTGA